A genomic window from Planococcus rifietoensis includes:
- a CDS encoding MBL fold metallo-hydrolase has product MAISKLNDRIQLIDGFDLGLEHRTGSYVIMEQQLTIIETGPSPSVEHVKQGLNELGISLDEVRYIIVTHIHLDHAGGAGLLLQDCPNATLIVHPKGARHLADPSRLIAGARAVYGDQFDDLFNPIVPVPEQRIDIKTEGDRLQIGPDCTLEFWDTPGHAKHHFGILDPVSNGFFAGDTAGIRYAQLIEDGIDFYLPSTSPNQFDPEAMKASIERMQRQQLDVLYFGHFGAAHNPDAALEQVLEWLELFVEEGAAAYQNKESADQLAKRLLAPVMAQLAEKGAKQPHRVMPYIEMDLQVSAQGLLDYFRKQN; this is encoded by the coding sequence ATGGCCATCAGCAAGTTGAACGACCGCATTCAGTTGATCGACGGTTTCGATCTCGGCCTCGAACACCGAACAGGCAGCTACGTCATCATGGAACAGCAGCTAACCATTATTGAAACAGGACCGAGCCCCTCGGTAGAGCATGTGAAACAAGGATTGAACGAACTCGGCATCTCACTCGATGAGGTCCGTTACATCATCGTCACCCACATCCACCTTGACCACGCCGGGGGAGCGGGCTTACTCTTGCAGGACTGCCCGAACGCGACGCTCATCGTCCACCCGAAAGGCGCCAGGCACCTGGCAGACCCGAGCCGTCTCATCGCCGGGGCTAGAGCGGTATACGGAGATCAATTTGATGATTTGTTCAATCCAATCGTCCCGGTGCCCGAACAGCGCATCGATATCAAAACGGAAGGCGACCGGCTGCAGATCGGCCCGGACTGTACGCTTGAGTTCTGGGATACGCCGGGCCATGCCAAACATCATTTCGGCATCTTAGACCCAGTATCGAATGGGTTTTTTGCAGGGGATACAGCCGGCATCCGCTATGCACAGCTGATCGAAGACGGCATCGACTTTTACTTGCCGTCCACTTCACCGAACCAATTCGACCCTGAGGCGATGAAGGCATCCATCGAACGGATGCAACGGCAGCAACTCGATGTGCTTTATTTTGGGCATTTCGGCGCTGCGCATAACCCTGATGCAGCGCTAGAGCAGGTGCTGGAATGGCTAGAGCTGTTTGTTGAAGAAGGAGCGGCGGCCTATCAGAACAAAGAATCCGCAGATCAATTGGCAAAACGTCTGCTGGCACCCGTTATGGCGCAATTGGCGGAAAAAGGCGCCAAACAGCCGCACCGCGTGATGCCTTATATCGAGATGGACTTACAGGTCAGTGCGCAGGGCCTGCTGGATTATTTCCGCAAACAAAACTGA
- a CDS encoding 3-ketoacyl-ACP reductase encodes MGQVLTEKTAIITGAGRGIGRATALALANEGVAVGLIARTRKEIEQLAKEIRSLRGRAAFAVADVSDSKQVEAAVEKLTDELGTIDILINNAGIGKYGKFMELDTEDWQNMLNINLMGMVHMTKAVLPQMIDKQGGDIVNISSSSGLKGTKGSSAYSASKFAVLGMSEALMQEVRPDNIRVFALAPSRVVTGMTDSGNETEQEKEKFMQPEDIAEYIVSQLKLNPRIFIPLSKQWATNPF; translated from the coding sequence GTGGGACAAGTGTTAACGGAAAAGACAGCAATCATTACAGGAGCAGGGCGCGGCATCGGCCGGGCAACCGCCCTGGCACTGGCCAATGAAGGCGTGGCCGTCGGGCTGATCGCCAGAACCCGAAAAGAAATCGAACAATTGGCGAAAGAGATCCGTTCATTACGGGGCCGCGCAGCATTTGCGGTTGCGGATGTGTCGGATTCAAAGCAAGTCGAAGCGGCCGTCGAGAAATTGACCGACGAACTCGGCACGATTGATATCCTTATCAACAACGCAGGAATCGGAAAATACGGCAAGTTTATGGAACTTGATACCGAGGATTGGCAAAATATGCTCAATATCAATTTGATGGGCATGGTCCATATGACCAAAGCGGTGCTGCCGCAGATGATCGACAAGCAGGGAGGCGATATCGTCAACATCTCCTCTTCTTCGGGACTCAAAGGCACGAAAGGCTCGAGCGCCTATAGCGCATCGAAATTCGCGGTGCTTGGCATGAGCGAGGCCTTGATGCAGGAAGTGCGCCCCGACAATATCCGTGTCTTCGCTTTGGCACCTAGCCGCGTGGTCACAGGCATGACTGATTCCGGCAATGAAACGGAACAGGAAAAAGAGAAGTTCATGCAGCCGGAAGACATCGCGGAATACATCGTTTCGCAATTGAAATTGAACCCGCGCATCTTTATCCCTTTATCGAAACAAT